Within the Thermus tengchongensis genome, the region TCCTGCCAGGATGGCCCCCAGCTCCCGGGCCTCCTCGTCGGTGAGGTCCAGGGCGGCGCTGGGCTCTTCGTCCTCCCCGGCCTCAAAGTATTGGAGTTCCCGCTTGCCGGAGCTGTGGACCACGATCACGATGCGGTCCCCGCTGCCTACGGTGACGGTGTACTTGCGCCCTACCCCGGGCAGGACCACTTCCTCCACCTTCATGGCTACCTCCTCGGCGAGAACTGTACGGCCAGGGTGCGCCCGGCCACCAGGGCCAGGATGCCCAGGGTCCAGAAGAAGAGGTCCAGCCCAGAGAGCTTTTCGGCGAAAAGGAGGAGAAGAAGTTCCCGCAGGGCCAGGGCCACCCCGATCTCCAGGAGGACCTCGAGGCGCACCCTTTCCAGCTCGAAGTACTCTACGAAGACCCGCACCAGCTCCAACACGATGACCAAACTGAGGACGTTGGTGACCAGCTCCTTCAGGCCCAGGCGCACCGTGGGTTCCGTAAGGGTGAGACCCAGCTCCATGAAGGTGCGCCCCACCCCCACAAAAAGCCCGATGAGGAGGGCCACCACCACCAGGTTGAAGACCAGGCGGGTGGCCCTTCGGTAAAGGGAGAGCAGAAAATCCTGGCTCATGCTAGAGCAGGAGGTTGAAAACCCGCTCGGCCCGCTCGTGGTGCTCGGTCTGGGGGTTTTTGAGCTTGGGATCCAGCTCCTTGAGTACCCGGGCGTAAGCCACCACCAGGGCCCCGGCCACCTCGGGAAGCAGGTTACGCACGTCCTCGGAGATCTCCAGGTCTAGGGGGGGTAAAGCGGCTAAGGCGTCCAGCACGGGTGTGAGCTCCAGGGTGGTGTCCATGGTCCGGAACTCCTTGAGGGTTTCCTGGAGCCCCTTGGTGAGGGGAAGGTCGGGCTCAAGGATGATGTCCCGGCCGTTGTACTTGGCGTGGCGCTCGGCCACCACTAGAAGGTCGTAGACCTTGTTCCTCAGAAAGTCGGAAAGGCGTTTGAGGTCGTTCTTGTCCACGTCCAGTCCCGCCGCTAGGCGGAAGAGCTTTTCAAACTCGGCTGCTTTCATCAACATACCTGCTCACCTCCTGACTTCAGGATAGGAGTTGATAATGATAGTGTCAAGATACCTGATAAAGAAACCACCAACCCAAGGCGCAGAGCCAAGGGTTGGTGGATCTCTTAGCCTTCTTGCACGGGGATCCTCACCGGAGGCTCAGGGGGGCGCTTCTCCCGGGGGATTCTCACCTCCAGCACGCCCTTGTGGAGCTTGGCCTCGAGGCCTTCCTTCTTGGCGTCCTTGGGGAGGAGATAAGCGCGGTAGATCCTGCCGTAGACGATTTCTGAGAGGTGCTTGGTGCGCTTTTCCTCCCGCTTTTCTCCCTCCACCACCAGCTGGTCCCCTTCCAGGCGCACCTCCAGGTTCTCGGGGCCCAAGCCCGGCACCTCCACCCGGAGGAGGTAGTGGTCCTCGTGCTCCTGCAACTCGGAAAGGGGCTCCAGGAGCTCCCCCGTCTCCTTAAAGGCCTTTTCCAAAGCTTCCTCAAAGGCCTTGCGCACCCGGTTCCGGCCGAAGGGCCAAAGCTTCTCCAACATCTTGACCTCCTTTTAGGAGCATAGGGCCCCGCCCTCAGGCGGGGCCCCCGGGGCCTAGCGCACGTTTCCGGTTTCCAGCTTCCTCGCCCGCAGGTCCAGGAGGCTGTACTCACCCTCGGAGAGGTCGCCCGGCACCACCACCCAGCTTGCCCCCAGCATCTCGTGCTTCTGCCCCTTACCGGCGGTGATCACCACGAGGGGGTTGTGGGTCTTGACCAGGTGGGCCACCTCATGGGACCCCCCTTCCCCAAGGCCCTTGTGGTAGGGATTGGTGTAGAAGAGGAAGATCTTGGGGTAGTCCTTCAGGTCCCAAAGGGCCTTCAGGTGGTATTCCGCCACCCAGGCGGGGTAGCGCAGGGCTTCGTGTTCCTCGGGCTCGCCGTCATCGGTGATCTCCCCGCCTACTCCGGCCACCAGGTAGGGTCCCTTCCAGAAGGTGAAGGTCTCGTGGACGTTGCGCATCTCGGGCCGCACCAGCTCGATGTTGGCAGCCTCCCGGAGGTATTCCCAGATGGGGGCGTCCTGGGGCCCGGGGATGTAGGCGGTGGGGAGATGAGCCTCGGAAAGGATGCGGAAGAAGGCGGCGTAGTCGCGGCTTTTCGCCGTCTTGGGCATGAGGTTGCCCACCAGGGCGAGGGCGTCTGCCCCAGTGTCCGGGGCCAGCTTCACCAGCTTCTCCAGGGCCTCGAGGTCGCCCATGGGGTTGGAAGTGGCCAGGATGTACCGCGTGGTCCGCCGCATACCTCACCTCCTATTCCACCTGCACCTGGATCCTCTTGGGCTTGCTTTCCTCGGCCTTGGGCACGAGGAGGTGCAAGACCCCGTGGCGGAAGCGGGCCTGCACCCGGGAGAGGTCAAAGGTGCTGGGCACGTTGAAGTTCCGGGCGAAGGTACCGTAGGGGCCTTCCAGGCGGTGGTAGGTCACGTTCTCCCGCTTCTCGAAGGGCCGCTCCGCCTTCACGGAAAGCACGCCTTCCTCGGCCACCACCTCCACCTTCTCGGGGTCCACCCCAGGGAGGTAGACCAGCACGTGCAGGCCTGCCTCGTCCTCCAGCACGTCCACCGGCGGGGCGTACACCCTGGGCCCCTGCTGGGGGGTGGCGCCGAAGGCCCTTGCCAAACGCTCCTGCAACTCCTCCAGCTCCCTGAAAGGATCAAACCGCACCATCTTCCTCACCTCCTCACCACCTCAGGAGCGCGGCCATGCCCCCGCGCTCCAGAAGCTCCTTCTCCGCTTCTCCCCGCACGAACTCCAGCTTGGCGGCGTAGCCCGCCGCCAGTTCGGGCAGGATCAGGGCCAGGGGCTTGGCCTCGGGGTTCTGGCAGTAGGCCAAGGCCCTGGCCTCTTCGGGGAAGAACACGCCATCGCAAGCGTACACGGCCTGGTCCAGGTGCCAGGGAAGCACCCAGAGCTCCACCCGGCCCTCCTGAACCCTTTCCAAGACCTCCGGGCCAAAGACCGCCTTGGGATAGGCCTCTTCAAGCTTCTTCAGGAGTTCTACCTCTCCCCGGCGCTCCGCTTCCTCCAAAACGGGCTCCAGCCGCTTGAGCACCTCGCCCGGCGTGGCCCCAGGGTGGGGCAAGGAGGGCAGGAGGGCGACCACCCTTTCCTTCAGGCGCTTGGGCAGGTAACCCAGGAAGAGCTTGGTGTGCTCCTCCGGACCCATGAGCACCAGGCGGGTGAACCCTTTTTCCTGGACCATCTTTTCCAGCTCGTGGCTCAGGGTCTTGTAAAAGCGCTCCTCCCAGGCGGCCAGGCGCTTGGCGAAGAGGTCCTGGCCGGCTCCGCCCCGGGAGATGCCCCCCAGGTGGAAGCGCCGCCCGGGGGCGTCCAGGGAGAGCCTGCGCCAGGCTTCCGTGTCCAGGGCCAAGAAGGCGTCGCCCACCTCCGCCACCTCGCCCAAGAAGATCTCGAAGACCCGCCAGCGCTCCTGGTCCAAGTAGACCACGCCGTAGCGCTCGTACTCGTCCAGGGCATAGAGAAGGGGCAGGAGGAAGGGTTCGCCGTAGTGAGCCAGGGCGCCGTCCGTGAGGAGGCGATGCTCTTCCTCTCCCAGGAAGGTGGTTTTGAGGCTGGAGACCAAGGGGAGCTCCACCTGGAGGAGCAGGGTTTCAAAGAGCTTTTCTCCCACGAAGAACACGGCGGTCTTGGCCTCGAGGACCTGGTTCTTCAATACCTCCAGGACCCTTTCCTGGAGTTCTTTGGGCACCCCCAGGGCCTTCATGGCGTCCTTGGCCCTTAGGGCGTAGGCCCGGTTGCTGTTTTCCGGCTTGGCGGGGTTGATGTCCAAGTAGAGGGAGAGGATCGGCCCTTCCTTGAGGGCCAGGCTTTCCTTGATACGCCGAACGTCTTCCTTCCCGATCATAGACCACCTCCCAAAAGGGCCACCACCTTGCGCACGGCCTCTTGGTTGAGGCTCTCCTCCTGGCCCAACCGGGTGAAGAGGGCCTCCAGTTCCGGGTCGGGGAAGGTGCTTTCCAGGTAGTAGGCCCGGTCAAAGCCCTCCTCGGAGAGAAGGCGGAGCATGGCCTCCCATCCGGCTTCCTCCACCCTAGGGGTGGGTGGAATGGGAACCTTCCGGCGGTGGAGAGCCTCCGCCAGGGCCTCGGCGTGGGCCCGCTCCCGCTTGGCCACCTCCAGGAGAAGGGCCTTCAGGTGGGGATAGGGCACCCCCTCCGCGGCCCTCTCCGCCCGAAGGGCGTCCAAAAGTTCGTCCTGGTAGGCCTTCTTGAGCACCTCCACCACGTCCATGGGGCCTCCTTTCTAAGCCTCCACGCGCTCGGCGGTGCGGAAGGTGAGGCCCGTGGGACCTGCGTCCACCACCACCTTGTCGCCTTCCTTCACCTCTCCGGCCAGGATCTTCTTGGCCAGGGGGGTTTCCAGCTCCCGCCCGATCACCCGCTTGAGGGGCCGGGCGCCGAAGACGGGGTCGAAGCCCCTTTCGGCCAGGAAGTCCTTGGCCCCTTCGGTGAGCTCCAGGGTGATGCGCTTCTCCGCCAGGCGAGCCCGGAGACCCTGGAGCTGGATCTCCACGATCTCGCGGA harbors:
- a CDS encoding phosphate-starvation-inducible PsiE family protein, with product MSQDFLLSLYRRATRLVFNLVVVALLIGLFVGVGRTFMELGLTLTEPTVRLGLKELVTNVLSLVIVLELVRVFVEYFELERVRLEVLLEIGVALALRELLLLLFAEKLSGLDLFFWTLGILALVAGRTLAVQFSPRR
- a CDS encoding DUF1931 family protein, producing MLMKAAEFEKLFRLAAGLDVDKNDLKRLSDFLRNKVYDLLVVAERHAKYNGRDIILEPDLPLTKGLQETLKEFRTMDTTLELTPVLDALAALPPLDLEISEDVRNLLPEVAGALVVAYARVLKELDPKLKNPQTEHHERAERVFNLLL
- a CDS encoding Hsp20/alpha crystallin family protein; protein product: MLEKLWPFGRNRVRKAFEEALEKAFKETGELLEPLSELQEHEDHYLLRVEVPGLGPENLEVRLEGDQLVVEGEKREEKRTKHLSEIVYGRIYRAYLLPKDAKKEGLEAKLHKGVLEVRIPREKRPPEPPVRIPVQEG
- a CDS encoding metallophosphoesterase family protein, with translation MRRTTRYILATSNPMGDLEALEKLVKLAPDTGADALALVGNLMPKTAKSRDYAAFFRILSEAHLPTAYIPGPQDAPIWEYLREAANIELVRPEMRNVHETFTFWKGPYLVAGVGGEITDDGEPEEHEALRYPAWVAEYHLKALWDLKDYPKIFLFYTNPYHKGLGEGGSHEVAHLVKTHNPLVVITAGKGQKHEMLGASWVVVPGDLSEGEYSLLDLRARKLETGNVR
- a CDS encoding Hsp20/alpha crystallin family protein, with the protein product MVRFDPFRELEELQERLARAFGATPQQGPRVYAPPVDVLEDEAGLHVLVYLPGVDPEKVEVVAEEGVLSVKAERPFEKRENVTYHRLEGPYGTFARNFNVPSTFDLSRVQARFRHGVLHLLVPKAEESKPKRIQVQVE
- a CDS encoding VLRF1 family aeRF1-type release factor produces the protein MIGKEDVRRIKESLALKEGPILSLYLDINPAKPENSNRAYALRAKDAMKALGVPKELQERVLEVLKNQVLEAKTAVFFVGEKLFETLLLQVELPLVSSLKTTFLGEEEHRLLTDGALAHYGEPFLLPLLYALDEYERYGVVYLDQERWRVFEIFLGEVAEVGDAFLALDTEAWRRLSLDAPGRRFHLGGISRGGAGQDLFAKRLAAWEERFYKTLSHELEKMVQEKGFTRLVLMGPEEHTKLFLGYLPKRLKERVVALLPSLPHPGATPGEVLKRLEPVLEEAERRGEVELLKKLEEAYPKAVFGPEVLERVQEGRVELWVLPWHLDQAVYACDGVFFPEEARALAYCQNPEAKPLALILPELAAGYAAKLEFVRGEAEKELLERGGMAALLRW
- a CDS encoding ferritin family protein translates to MDVVEVLKKAYQDELLDALRAERAAEGVPYPHLKALLLEVAKRERAHAEALAEALHRRKVPIPPTPRVEEAGWEAMLRLLSEEGFDRAYYLESTFPDPELEALFTRLGQEESLNQEAVRKVVALLGGGL